Proteins encoded in a region of the Thunnus maccoyii chromosome 4, fThuMac1.1, whole genome shotgun sequence genome:
- the ppp1r3da gene encoding protein phosphatase 1, regulatory subunit 3Da: MDRGWFIGRERIPSTDSEQMSSSHSSFSRPCRTINLTEMLQADKPNVVKKPIPIRPPKPRASVPSKQELRRSFSCEPAPKPIIRQRSHSLPPATEKKKQCRHVGVRFVDSLGLDLEDIKHFRSGEDPFVPHHVTFRLLMGAELADKRHMEISLPYLKPAFAQQPGDQPEFLHRLHDQKVCLERVFCFELGVVGITQVLNLDFKKDITARYSFTEWKSSTETKASWVSTITKTREGEGGQISYDTFRFHLPVPPFLLPGAVLEFAIQYKVCGAEYWDNNEGKNYKLVCHNYKFIVPKECEESMVHFI, encoded by the coding sequence ATGGATAGAGGGTGGTTTATTGGACGGGAGAGGATCCCCTCTACAGACTCCGAGCAGATGTCTAGCTCTCACAGTAGCTTCTCAAGGCCCTGCCGGACTATCAACCTGACTGAAATGCTGCAAGCTGACAAACCTAATGTAGTAAAGAAGCCAATTCCAATCCGCCCTCCAAAACCCAGAGCTTCTGTGCCAAGTAAACAAGAGCTCCGTCGCAGTTTTTCTTGTGAGCCTGCACCTAAACCCATAATCCGACAAcggtctcactctctgcctcccGCTACAGAAAAGAAGAAGCAATGCAGACATGTTGGTGTAAGGTTTGTCGACTCTTTAGGGCTCGACCTGGAAGATATCAAGCATTTCAGATCTGGAGAGGATCCATTTGTACCACACCATGTTACCTTCAGATTGTTGATGGGTGCAGAGTTGGCAGATAAAAGGCATATGGAGATATCCTTGCCATACTTAAAGCCTGCTTTTGCCCAACAACCTGGTGACCAGCCAGAATTCCTGCATCGTCTCCATGATCAAAAAGTGTGTCTGGAGAGAGTCTTTTGTTTTGAACTGGGTGTCGTTGGAATCACCCAGGTCCTCAATTTGGACTTTAAGAAAGATATCACAGCTCGCTATTCATTTACAGAGTGGAAGAGCAGCACAGAAACGAAGGCCTCTTGGGTGTCCACCATCACCAAGACCCGGGAAGGAGAAGGGGGCCAAATCAGTTATGATACATTTCGTTTCCACCTGCCTGTTCCTCCATTTTTGCTGCCAGGAGCAGTGTTAGAGTTTGCTATCCAATACAAAGTTTGTGGGGCTGAATACTGGGACAACAATGAAGGAAAGAATTATAAGTTAGTTTGCCATAACTATAAGTTCATTGTGCCCAAAGAATGCGAGGAAAGCATGGTGCACTTCATTTAG